A window of Komagataeibacter medellinensis NBRC 3288 contains these coding sequences:
- a CDS encoding MotA/TolQ/ExbB proton channel family protein, which translates to MIRLHRKHTFVASAAFAAMLCAASPLAALAQDAAPAASDAAPAPAVSAPQTDGSGAPATPAPGADAPAVQAPAAGDATPAPAADAAPPADAPKAPEGNPYGLGALWANGDFIARGVLLIMVFMSLGTWYIMITKFFEQARVMNAAKQVMSDFWTKGSIKEGAAALPANSPFRYIAETGVKAAEHHEGTMQESIDLHSWTTMSIQRSVDVIQTKLQGGLAFLGTVGSTSPFVGLFGTVWGIYHALTAIGIAGQASIDKVAGPVGESLIMTAIGLGTAVPAVLGYNLLVRRNKGAIDKVRNFAADVQSILMGGYRHGADIVVHADNSPTTTTIDNRVG; encoded by the coding sequence ATGATCAGACTGCATCGTAAACACACTTTTGTTGCCTCGGCTGCTTTCGCTGCCATGCTGTGCGCGGCTTCTCCGCTTGCCGCGCTGGCACAGGATGCCGCCCCGGCCGCTAGCGATGCGGCCCCGGCACCTGCGGTTTCCGCACCCCAGACCGATGGCAGCGGCGCCCCCGCTACCCCGGCGCCGGGTGCAGACGCCCCGGCCGTGCAGGCTCCCGCCGCTGGCGACGCCACACCTGCTCCCGCAGCGGATGCCGCCCCCCCGGCCGATGCCCCCAAGGCACCCGAAGGCAACCCCTATGGCCTGGGTGCGCTGTGGGCCAATGGTGACTTTATTGCCCGTGGCGTCCTGCTGATCATGGTCTTCATGTCGCTTGGCACATGGTACATCATGATCACCAAGTTCTTCGAGCAGGCCCGCGTGATGAACGCAGCCAAGCAGGTGATGAGCGATTTCTGGACCAAGGGTTCCATCAAGGAAGGTGCCGCGGCGCTGCCCGCGAACTCGCCCTTCCGCTACATTGCCGAGACCGGCGTGAAGGCGGCTGAGCACCATGAAGGCACGATGCAGGAATCCATCGACCTGCATTCCTGGACCACCATGTCCATCCAGCGTTCGGTTGACGTGATCCAGACCAAGTTGCAGGGCGGCCTTGCCTTCCTCGGCACCGTGGGTTCCACTTCCCCGTTCGTCGGTCTGTTCGGCACGGTGTGGGGTATCTATCACGCGCTGACCGCCATCGGCATTGCCGGCCAGGCTTCGATCGACAAGGTTGCAGGCCCGGTTGGTGAATCGCTGATCATGACGGCCATCGGCCTTGGCACTGCGGTGCCGGCGGTTCTGGGCTACAACCTGCTGGTCCGCCGCAACAAGGGCGCGATCGACAAGGTGCGCAACTTCGCGGCTGACGTGCAGTCAATCCTCATGGGTGGTTATCGTCACGGCGCCGATATTGTGGTGCATGCTGACAACTCCCCGACCACAACGACTATCGACAACCGGGTGGGCTGA
- a CDS encoding ExbD/TolR family protein, with product MGMQVGGGGDEDEVVSAINTTPLVDVMLVLLIIFLITIPVATHTIKVKLPMDANQPTRTMINNIVIAVTPTGQAYWNETPLTSYADLESHLEHVAAQTPQPQIQIRGDQTAKYEGVGKVIAACQQAGIVHIDFITEQPHG from the coding sequence ATGGGTATGCAAGTTGGAGGTGGCGGCGATGAAGACGAGGTGGTGTCGGCCATCAACACCACACCGCTTGTCGACGTCATGCTGGTGCTGCTGATCATCTTCCTGATCACCATCCCCGTCGCGACACATACCATCAAGGTCAAACTTCCGATGGATGCCAACCAGCCGACCCGCACGATGATAAACAACATCGTCATTGCGGTGACGCCAACCGGGCAGGCCTACTGGAACGAGACCCCCTTGACCAGCTATGCCGACCTGGAATCCCACCTGGAGCATGTAGCCGCGCAAACCCCGCAGCCCCAGATCCAGATTCGCGGTGACCAGACGGCCAAGTACGAAGGGGTGGGCAAGGTGATCGCGGCCTGTCAGCAGGCGGGTATCGTCCACATTGATTTCATTACCGAGCAGCCGCACGGCTGA
- a CDS encoding ExbD/TolR family protein, which translates to MGMNVGSDSTTEDEGIVDINTTPLIDVMLVLLIMLIITIPLQTHSVSIDLPQGNPPPSTAPDPVVDTVAIDFDNTITWNGEPVASDADLQARFKDAAAQPVQPEMHIHPDRLASYKVVAKVLADAQRLGVSKLGIMGSDQFMDAQ; encoded by the coding sequence ATGGGCATGAATGTCGGCTCAGACAGCACCACAGAGGACGAAGGTATTGTCGATATCAATACCACGCCCCTGATTGACGTCATGCTGGTGCTGTTGATCATGCTGATCATCACCATTCCGCTCCAGACGCATTCAGTTTCGATCGACCTGCCGCAGGGTAACCCGCCGCCGTCCACCGCGCCCGACCCGGTGGTGGATACGGTGGCGATCGATTTTGACAATACCATCACCTGGAATGGTGAGCCCGTTGCCAGTGATGCGGACCTGCAGGCCCGCTTCAAGGATGCGGCGGCCCAGCCCGTACAGCCGGAAATGCACATCCACCCTGACCGCCTGGCTAGCTACAAGGTTGTGGCCAAGGTTCTGGCGGATGCGCAGCGTCTAGGCGTAAGCAAGCTTGGGATCATGGGCAGCGACCAGTTCATGGATGCGCAGTAA
- a CDS encoding nucleobase:cation symporter-2 family protein, protein MTGTRPSHPVDEMLPVVRLFAFGVQHALVMYSGTVAVPLVFAVAMHMSAAQTVLLINCGLMTSGIATIMQSVGFGQFGSRLPIVQGSSFAMMASMLLIGQVYGIRSVFGAVMGAGLAMVVLAPLMARLMRFFPQVIIGCLITIIGLTLIPVAGRWVGGGTPGAPDFGSPINLFLAFVTILITVAVQAWGRGFIANISVLVGLVAGSIVAALCGMGHYAMVAQAPWFALSMPFAFGMPEFHVMPITIMLLSMIIIVAETAGNCLAIGRLVDVPVTDTTIAGALRADGLSTLLGGAFNSFPYNAFTQNTGLVAMTDIRSRFVVAAAGGIMIGLGLFPKLGALIAALPPPVLGGCGLVMFGMTTVGGVRELLHVRFEGTRNGLIAAVSLALGMLPTACPDLFAHLGGLWRLLLCNGVLLCILSGVTLNLLIGERAPDGDGANASPSIPIPPGT, encoded by the coding sequence ATGACAGGAACGAGACCATCCCACCCGGTAGATGAAATGCTGCCGGTAGTCAGGCTATTTGCCTTCGGGGTGCAGCATGCCCTGGTCATGTATTCTGGAACCGTGGCCGTACCGCTCGTTTTTGCGGTGGCCATGCATATGTCCGCGGCCCAGACGGTACTGCTGATCAACTGTGGCCTGATGACTTCAGGCATCGCCACGATCATGCAGAGCGTGGGATTTGGTCAATTCGGTTCGCGCCTGCCCATCGTGCAGGGATCATCATTTGCCATGATGGCATCCATGTTGCTGATCGGGCAGGTCTATGGCATCCGTTCGGTTTTTGGTGCCGTCATGGGCGCGGGTCTGGCCATGGTGGTGCTGGCGCCATTGATGGCGCGGCTCATGCGTTTTTTTCCGCAGGTCATCATTGGCTGCCTGATCACCATCATCGGGCTGACACTCATTCCGGTCGCGGGGCGCTGGGTTGGCGGCGGGACGCCGGGTGCGCCAGATTTTGGTAGTCCCATCAACCTGTTCCTGGCTTTTGTCACCATACTCATCACCGTGGCGGTACAGGCCTGGGGGCGAGGGTTCATCGCCAATATCAGCGTGCTGGTGGGGCTTGTGGCGGGCAGTATCGTGGCGGCGCTGTGTGGCATGGGGCATTACGCCATGGTGGCGCAGGCACCATGGTTTGCGCTCAGTATGCCCTTTGCTTTCGGCATGCCGGAATTTCATGTCATGCCCATAACCATCATGCTGCTGAGCATGATCATCATCGTGGCAGAAACCGCAGGCAACTGCCTTGCCATTGGCCGGTTGGTAGATGTGCCCGTAACCGATACCACCATAGCGGGTGCCCTGCGCGCCGATGGGCTGTCCACCCTGCTGGGTGGGGCGTTCAACAGCTTTCCCTATAATGCCTTTACCCAGAATACCGGGCTGGTCGCCATGACCGATATCCGCAGCCGTTTCGTGGTGGCGGCGGCAGGGGGGATCATGATCGGACTCGGGCTGTTTCCGAAACTTGGCGCCCTCATCGCGGCCCTGCCACCGCCGGTGCTGGGCGGGTGTGGGCTGGTCATGTTCGGCATGACAACGGTGGGAGGCGTACGGGAGCTGCTGCATGTGCGATTCGAGGGTACGCGCAATGGCCTGATCGCGGCTGTATCCCTGGCGCTGGGCATGCTACCGACGGCCTGCCCGGACCTGTTTGCCCATCTGGGTGGGCTGTGGCGGCTGTTGCTGTGTAATGGGGTGCTTTTGTGTATCCTGTCAGGTGTTACGCTCAACCTGCTGATAGGTGAGCGTGCACCGGACGGAGACGGGGCGAATGCCTCCCCCTCCATACCCATACCGCCGGGTACCTGA
- a CDS encoding MFS transporter produces MPPQPKPVLIEGEGLHGAARVRAVTAVALSVLLALLDYAIANVALPTIAGDLHVSPAAAVWIVNAYQLASVVSLLPMAALGTRIGFARLCQIGLALLTVASLFCALSHTLLALALARAVQGVGGACIMSVSIALIRFIYPHAILGRGIALNGVMVALGVGGGPTVASIILSFANWPWLFLFNIPLGITALVLALGSLPRTPVNPGSFDGTSALLNIFAFGALIMAGDSVAHHAGAPQVIGLVMTGVAAGWLLVRRQHGQAHPMFPIDMLHIRAFRSGTVVGFVAFVASNLFMISFPFTLQSLFHYPPAIVGLLMTPWPVGIMAVAPLISRLSDRVPAAILSSVGLGMTSMGFLALYMLPANPTWYDIAWRIALGGMGFGVFQPPNNRIMMVTAPPGRSGSASGMVQIARQCGQATGAMLVAMAFGLITHDAERSCLGFGAIVAFMGMLCSAARLLGARAPAR; encoded by the coding sequence ATGCCCCCCCAGCCCAAACCTGTCCTGATTGAAGGCGAAGGTCTGCATGGTGCCGCACGCGTGCGCGCGGTAACCGCCGTGGCGCTGTCGGTTCTGCTGGCGCTGCTGGATTACGCCATTGCCAATGTCGCCCTGCCCACCATAGCGGGGGACCTGCATGTCTCCCCGGCCGCGGCGGTGTGGATTGTCAATGCCTACCAGCTGGCTAGCGTGGTCTCGCTGCTGCCCATGGCTGCCCTTGGCACGCGAATCGGGTTTGCGCGGCTGTGCCAGATCGGGCTGGCGCTGCTGACGGTGGCATCACTGTTCTGCGCGCTGTCACATACCCTGCTGGCGTTGGCGCTGGCACGCGCGGTGCAGGGCGTGGGCGGCGCGTGCATCATGAGTGTCAGCATCGCGCTGATCCGCTTCATCTACCCGCATGCCATACTGGGGCGCGGGATCGCGCTTAATGGCGTGATGGTAGCGCTGGGGGTGGGCGGTGGCCCGACCGTGGCATCCATCATCCTGTCCTTTGCCAACTGGCCGTGGCTGTTCCTGTTCAACATCCCGCTGGGGATCACGGCCCTGGTGCTGGCGCTGGGCTCGCTCCCGCGCACGCCGGTCAACCCCGGTTCGTTTGACGGTACCAGCGCGCTGCTCAACATATTCGCCTTTGGCGCGCTGATCATGGCAGGTGATTCAGTCGCCCATCACGCAGGGGCGCCACAGGTAATCGGGCTGGTCATGACGGGGGTTGCCGCCGGCTGGCTGCTGGTCCGCCGCCAGCATGGGCAGGCCCATCCCATGTTCCCCATCGACATGCTGCACATCCGCGCCTTCCGCAGCGGCACGGTGGTGGGGTTCGTGGCATTCGTGGCCTCGAACCTGTTCATGATCTCGTTTCCTTTCACGCTACAATCCCTGTTCCACTATCCACCCGCCATCGTTGGCCTGCTCATGACACCGTGGCCTGTCGGTATCATGGCGGTGGCCCCGCTCATCAGCAGGCTGTCAGACCGGGTGCCCGCCGCCATCCTGTCCTCGGTGGGGCTGGGCATGACCTCCATGGGGTTTCTGGCCCTGTACATGCTGCCTGCAAACCCCACCTGGTACGATATTGCCTGGCGCATCGCACTGGGGGGCATGGGGTTTGGGGTATTCCAGCCACCCAACAACCGCATCATGATGGTCACGGCCCCTCCGGGCCGCTCGGGTAGCGCATCGGGCATGGTCCAGATTGCCCGGCAGTGCGGGCAGGCCACGGGGGCGATGCTCGTGGCCATGGCGTTTGGCCTGATCACGCATGATGCGGAACGCAGTTGCCTTGGCTTTGGCGCCATCGTCGCCTTTATGGGCATGCTGTGCAGCGCGGCCCGCCTGCTTGGCGCGCGCGCGCCAGCCAGATAA
- the purD gene encoding phosphoribosylamine--glycine ligase: MRVLLVGSGGREHAMAAAIARSPLLDALFIAPGNPGTAALGTNRAVKADDVAGLIALARRERIDLVIPGPEAPLVAGIADACAQAGIACAGPTQAAAALEGSKTFTKEVCDAAGIPTARWERFDAAGPALDYVRSHGAPVVVKADGLAAGKGVVVAQSVAEAEQAITDMMTDGTLGQAGQSVVIEDCLVGDEVSLFAFCAGETAVLIGAAQDHKRIGDGDTGPNTGGMGAVSPPAGFDHAAQEAALDLLVRPMLREMVRRGTPFTGIIFAGLMLTQAGPQLIEYNVRLGDPEAQALLIRLESDLLAALAAVAKGDLTRTNIRFSNQFSISVVMAARGYPGRPVTGGIIRNITQAESVPGVRVFQAGTKLDDAGNLVATGGRVLAVCATADTLASARVRTYEGIARIDWPDGIYRHDIGQRALDALG, from the coding sequence ATGCGGGTGCTGCTGGTCGGATCGGGCGGACGTGAACATGCCATGGCCGCTGCCATTGCGCGCTCCCCCCTGCTTGATGCTCTGTTCATTGCGCCGGGCAACCCCGGTACCGCTGCACTGGGCACCAACCGTGCCGTAAAGGCGGATGACGTAGCGGGACTGATCGCACTGGCACGGCGTGAGCGCATCGACTTGGTGATACCCGGCCCCGAGGCCCCGCTGGTGGCTGGCATTGCCGATGCCTGTGCACAGGCGGGCATTGCCTGTGCCGGCCCCACGCAGGCGGCGGCGGCACTGGAAGGCAGCAAGACCTTCACCAAGGAAGTCTGTGACGCAGCCGGCATTCCCACCGCACGGTGGGAACGCTTTGATGCCGCAGGCCCGGCACTGGATTACGTCCGTAGCCACGGCGCGCCGGTCGTGGTCAAGGCCGACGGGCTTGCGGCGGGCAAGGGCGTGGTCGTGGCCCAGAGCGTTGCCGAAGCCGAGCAGGCCATTACCGACATGATGACCGATGGCACGCTGGGCCAGGCGGGCCAGAGCGTGGTGATAGAAGACTGCCTGGTGGGTGATGAAGTCTCGCTTTTCGCCTTCTGTGCGGGGGAAACCGCCGTGCTGATCGGTGCGGCACAGGACCACAAGCGCATTGGCGATGGCGACACCGGCCCCAACACCGGCGGCATGGGCGCGGTCTCGCCGCCTGCCGGCTTTGACCATGCGGCGCAGGAAGCAGCGCTTGACCTGCTGGTGCGCCCTATGCTGCGCGAGATGGTGCGGCGAGGCACGCCGTTTACCGGCATTATCTTTGCCGGCCTCATGCTGACACAGGCAGGCCCGCAACTGATCGAATACAATGTCCGCCTTGGTGACCCGGAGGCACAGGCCCTGCTGATCCGCCTGGAAAGCGACCTGCTGGCGGCCCTCGCCGCCGTGGCCAAGGGAGACCTGACCCGGACCAACATCCGCTTTTCCAACCAGTTCTCCATAAGCGTGGTGATGGCGGCCCGCGGCTACCCCGGCAGGCCGGTGACCGGTGGGATCATACGCAACATTACACAGGCGGAGAGCGTGCCGGGCGTGCGCGTATTCCAGGCGGGGACGAAACTGGATGACGCGGGCAACCTTGTTGCCACAGGCGGCCGGGTGCTGGCCGTATGTGCCACGGCCGACACGCTGGCCAGCGCGCGGGTGCGTACCTATGAAGGTATAGCCAGAATTGACTGGCCTGATGGCATCTACCGCCACGATATCGGCCAGCGCGCACTGGACGCACTGGGCTGA